The Mytilus galloprovincialis chromosome 7, xbMytGall1.hap1.1, whole genome shotgun sequence genome has a window encoding:
- the LOC143082139 gene encoding apoptosis regulator BAX-like isoform X1, which yields MAAAQGTYNPLLSKKMPREYKRQLSKDDIGNQARVLLNHFIHDRISREQGEEQVPSTEELQEPGTPTGPPLEHIQEIGRALRCIGDELDKNENIQSLCSQVSPEATTDTFLTVAKSFFSDGVYNWGRVGSLFYFAYKMVVKALNKIALIRAIINWVVNFITDYVAPWIIERGGWEAIEEYFGTPKNQMMFVLGLGALTVVGVYIYKTWN from the exons ATGGCAGCAGCACAAGGAACATACAACCCCTTACTTTCCA aaaaaatgCCAAGAGAATACAAGCGACAGTTAAGTAAAGATGACATAGGTAACCAAGCTAGAGTATTGTTGAACCACTTCATCCACGACAGAATATCTCGTGAACAAGGAGAGGAACAAGTGCCATCTACCGAGGAACTTCAAGAACCAGGTACCCCAACAG GTCCACCATTAGAACATATTCAAGAAATAGGACGAGCGTTACGATGTATAGGAGATGAATtagacaaaaatgaaaacattcaGAG TTTATGTTCACAAGTTTCTCCAGAAGCAACAACAGATACATTCCTAACAGTGGCTAAGAGTTTTTTCTCTGATGGAGTTTATAACTGGGGACGTGTAGGCAGTCTATTTTATTTTGCCTATAAAATGGTAGTCAAG gcCTTGAATAAAATAGCATTAATAAGAGCAATAATAAATTGGGTGGTGAACTTTATAACAGATTATGTCGCCCCCTGGATAATAGAACGAGGGGGTTGG GAAGCCATTGAAGAATATTTTGGAACACCAAAAAACCAGATGATGTTTGTTTTAGGACTTGGGGCATTAACTGTTGTGGgagtatatatatacaaaacttggAACTGA
- the LOC143082139 gene encoding apoptosis regulator BAX-like isoform X2, with the protein MAAAQGTYNPLLSKKMPREYKRQLSKDDIGNQARVLLNHFIHDRISREQGEEQVPSTEELQEPGPPLEHIQEIGRALRCIGDELDKNENIQSLCSQVSPEATTDTFLTVAKSFFSDGVYNWGRVGSLFYFAYKMVVKALNKIALIRAIINWVVNFITDYVAPWIIERGGWEAIEEYFGTPKNQMMFVLGLGALTVVGVYIYKTWN; encoded by the exons ATGGCAGCAGCACAAGGAACATACAACCCCTTACTTTCCA aaaaaatgCCAAGAGAATACAAGCGACAGTTAAGTAAAGATGACATAGGTAACCAAGCTAGAGTATTGTTGAACCACTTCATCCACGACAGAATATCTCGTGAACAAGGAGAGGAACAAGTGCCATCTACCGAGGAACTTCAAGAACCAG GTCCACCATTAGAACATATTCAAGAAATAGGACGAGCGTTACGATGTATAGGAGATGAATtagacaaaaatgaaaacattcaGAG TTTATGTTCACAAGTTTCTCCAGAAGCAACAACAGATACATTCCTAACAGTGGCTAAGAGTTTTTTCTCTGATGGAGTTTATAACTGGGGACGTGTAGGCAGTCTATTTTATTTTGCCTATAAAATGGTAGTCAAG gcCTTGAATAAAATAGCATTAATAAGAGCAATAATAAATTGGGTGGTGAACTTTATAACAGATTATGTCGCCCCCTGGATAATAGAACGAGGGGGTTGG GAAGCCATTGAAGAATATTTTGGAACACCAAAAAACCAGATGATGTTTGTTTTAGGACTTGGGGCATTAACTGTTGTGGgagtatatatatacaaaacttggAACTGA